A single genomic interval of Zobellia nedashkovskayae harbors:
- a CDS encoding UDP-2,3-diacylglucosamine diphosphatase — protein sequence MKKRKVDIAVISDVHLGSYECHADELLTYLSSIQPKTLILNGDILDIRRFNKSYFPPEHTKVLRKIITLSMKGVEVYYITGNHDDMMRRFAGISLGNLHIVNKLLLDINGKKAWFFHGDIFDISMRNAKWLTKLGGYGYGLIFIANRALNWSLKKRGKDKYSLSKKIKKNNKKSLDYIAKFEKSAVDIAIENDYDYVVCGHIHQPKKSRHETDNGACTYLNSGDWVENLTALEYSLKRWKVYRYNHDKLSPFFMDEELKNMNMQDLINSIAMSKLKSEKEGETPLES from the coding sequence ATGAAAAAACGAAAAGTAGACATTGCTGTAATTTCAGATGTTCATTTGGGTAGTTACGAATGCCATGCAGACGAATTGTTGACCTATTTAAGTAGCATTCAACCAAAGACGCTCATTTTAAATGGAGATATTCTTGATATAAGAAGATTTAACAAAAGTTACTTTCCACCAGAGCACACAAAGGTGCTCCGTAAAATCATTACCCTGTCAATGAAAGGCGTAGAAGTGTATTACATTACGGGAAACCACGATGATATGATGCGAAGGTTCGCAGGTATTTCATTGGGCAACTTACATATTGTAAACAAACTATTGCTAGATATTAACGGCAAGAAGGCTTGGTTTTTTCATGGGGACATTTTTGATATATCCATGCGCAACGCCAAATGGCTAACTAAATTGGGTGGATATGGTTACGGTTTGATTTTTATTGCCAACCGAGCTTTAAACTGGTCATTGAAAAAAAGAGGGAAAGACAAATACTCTCTTTCTAAAAAGATAAAAAAGAACAACAAGAAAAGCTTGGACTACATTGCCAAATTTGAAAAGTCTGCTGTTGATATTGCTATTGAGAACGATTACGATTATGTGGTTTGCGGTCATATTCATCAACCAAAGAAGAGCAGACACGAAACAGATAATGGCGCTTGTACCTATCTAAATTCTGGAGATTGGGTCGAAAACCTAACCGCATTGGAGTATTCTTTAAAACGATGGAAAGTCTACCGTTACAATCATGATAAACTTTCCCCTTTTTTTATGGATGAGGAATTGAAGAACATGAACATGCAAGACCTCATAAACTCTATAGCCATGTCAAAATTAAAATCAGAAAAAGAAGGTGAAACCCCTCTTGAAAGTTGA
- a CDS encoding FAD-binding and (Fe-S)-binding domain-containing protein, whose protein sequence is MNKNLLLELGNSLQGRVLSDSLTKTLYATDASVYRKIPTAVTFPETIKDLKTLVLFANKHKIGLIPRTAGTSLAGQVVGEGIVVDTSKHFTKIISLDEKKKQVTLQPGVIRDELNQYLEPYGLFFGPNTSTANRCMVGGMVGNNSSGTTSIKYGITREKIVSLKTVLSDGNEVEFKALTVSEFEEKQSLNTLEGTIYREIYKELSPKEVQERIFEEFPKPEIHRRSTGYAVDELLNTSVFGDTDEKINICKLLSGSEGTLAFTTEITFQLDDLPPKFSAMVVTHYKSLEDCLSDVAPVMEHDLHLCEMMDRVILDCTKNNREQLKNRFFVDGDPAALLMLEVKADTEEDLQKQIDALLVTAKVSGLSYSEAILRGDDVNKAVILRKAGLGLLGNMVGDRKAVACIEDTAVAVADLKDFIGEFTQIMDGYKQSAVYYAHAGAGELHLRPILNLKKGDDVVMFRNITTDVAKLTKKYKGSFSGEHGDGIVRAEFIPLMIGEENYQLLRRIKSYFDPESIFNPGKIVDAYPMDESLRYEVDRKEPEIKTLLDFSDSEGILKATEKCNGGGDCRKTEHAAGAMCPSFHATRDEKHTTRGRANALREYLTTGEQKNKFDQKELKEVFDLCLSCKACATECPSNVDVATLKAEFLYQYQEANGYPMRGKLFAYNTQLNKLGSKMPGLTNAIYDSKFFGGLLKKSAGVAPERTLPKVYSFNFDDYLQSFKNKHTITKQKLVLYIDEFSQFLDIELGKDAIEVLTKLGYDVQLFYAESGRTYLSKGFLKQAKKLALANIPKLKDFAANGLPVIGLEPSAVLTFRDEYKRFSQDSETTTAIAVNTYLLEEFLASEIQKNEITADLFTKEAKTVKIHAHCHQKSLSNQKVTFDVLNLPENYKVSIISSGCCGMAGSFGYEKEHYEVSMKVGELKLFPSVRKSPEDTIISANGTSCRHQIYDGTKRKALHPVTIFKNALLA, encoded by the coding sequence TTGAATAAAAATTTACTTCTAGAACTAGGGAATTCACTGCAAGGTCGCGTTTTATCGGATAGTTTAACAAAAACCTTATACGCCACGGATGCTTCTGTATATAGGAAAATCCCTACTGCCGTAACTTTTCCTGAGACGATCAAAGATCTTAAAACTTTGGTTTTGTTCGCAAACAAGCATAAGATTGGTCTTATACCTCGTACTGCAGGTACCTCTTTAGCAGGGCAGGTAGTTGGCGAAGGTATAGTAGTAGATACATCAAAGCACTTTACAAAGATCATTAGCTTAGATGAGAAAAAAAAGCAGGTAACATTACAACCAGGTGTAATTCGTGATGAATTGAACCAGTACCTTGAGCCTTACGGTCTGTTTTTTGGACCAAATACTTCTACAGCTAACCGTTGTATGGTTGGCGGTATGGTTGGAAACAACTCTTCGGGAACTACATCTATTAAATATGGTATTACCCGCGAAAAAATTGTCTCGCTTAAAACGGTATTGTCAGATGGAAACGAGGTAGAATTTAAAGCACTTACCGTATCTGAATTTGAAGAAAAACAAAGTTTAAATACTTTAGAAGGAACTATATATAGAGAAATTTACAAGGAATTGTCTCCTAAGGAAGTGCAAGAACGGATTTTTGAGGAATTTCCGAAACCTGAAATTCACAGAAGAAGCACAGGTTATGCCGTAGATGAGTTGCTGAATACAAGTGTATTTGGAGATACGGATGAAAAAATTAATATCTGTAAATTATTAAGTGGAAGTGAGGGTACTTTGGCTTTCACTACAGAAATAACGTTTCAATTAGATGATTTGCCGCCTAAGTTTTCTGCTATGGTGGTAACACATTATAAAAGCTTGGAAGACTGCCTATCTGACGTAGCACCCGTAATGGAGCACGATTTACATCTTTGTGAGATGATGGACAGGGTAATTCTTGACTGTACAAAGAATAATAGGGAACAATTAAAAAACCGGTTCTTTGTTGATGGAGATCCTGCAGCACTTTTAATGTTAGAGGTTAAAGCGGATACCGAAGAAGACCTCCAAAAGCAAATTGATGCACTTCTGGTAACAGCAAAAGTATCAGGTCTTAGCTATTCTGAAGCTATATTAAGAGGCGATGATGTAAATAAGGCCGTCATACTGCGCAAAGCTGGGCTAGGGTTGTTAGGAAATATGGTTGGTGACCGAAAAGCCGTTGCGTGTATTGAAGATACGGCAGTTGCCGTTGCTGATTTAAAAGATTTTATAGGTGAGTTCACCCAAATCATGGATGGCTATAAGCAGTCCGCTGTGTATTATGCACATGCTGGGGCAGGGGAATTGCACCTTCGTCCTATATTAAACTTAAAAAAGGGCGATGACGTAGTGATGTTTAGAAACATTACTACGGATGTGGCTAAACTGACGAAAAAATATAAAGGTTCATTTAGCGGTGAACATGGTGATGGTATTGTTCGTGCCGAGTTTATTCCTTTGATGATAGGCGAGGAGAACTATCAGTTGTTAAGACGGATAAAATCTTATTTTGATCCTGAAAGTATTTTCAACCCAGGTAAAATTGTTGATGCCTACCCAATGGATGAATCGCTTCGTTATGAAGTAGACCGAAAAGAACCAGAAATAAAAACACTACTTGATTTTTCAGATAGTGAAGGTATTCTAAAAGCTACCGAGAAATGTAACGGAGGTGGTGATTGCCGAAAAACCGAACATGCAGCGGGAGCTATGTGTCCTAGTTTTCATGCCACCCGAGATGAAAAACATACCACTAGAGGAAGAGCAAATGCACTTCGTGAATATTTAACTACAGGAGAGCAGAAAAACAAGTTTGACCAAAAGGAACTTAAAGAAGTTTTTGATCTTTGTTTAAGTTGTAAAGCTTGTGCTACGGAATGCCCAAGTAATGTTGATGTAGCCACTTTAAAAGCGGAGTTTTTATACCAATATCAAGAAGCAAACGGGTATCCAATGCGTGGTAAATTGTTTGCCTATAACACTCAATTAAACAAACTGGGAAGTAAAATGCCCGGGTTGACCAATGCTATATATGATTCCAAGTTCTTTGGAGGTTTATTAAAAAAATCCGCAGGGGTTGCACCAGAAAGAACACTTCCAAAAGTTTATAGCTTTAATTTTGATGATTACTTACAATCGTTTAAAAATAAGCATACTATAACAAAACAAAAACTAGTTTTATATATAGATGAGTTTAGTCAATTCTTGGATATTGAATTAGGTAAGGATGCCATTGAAGTGCTTACCAAGTTGGGTTATGATGTGCAACTTTTCTACGCGGAAAGCGGAAGAACCTATTTATCTAAAGGCTTTTTAAAGCAGGCTAAAAAATTAGCATTGGCGAATATTCCAAAACTTAAAGATTTTGCAGCAAACGGGCTGCCGGTTATTGGTCTGGAGCCATCAGCGGTTTTAACTTTTCGAGATGAATACAAACGTTTCTCGCAAGATTCAGAAACGACAACTGCTATAGCGGTCAACACTTATTTGTTAGAAGAATTCCTAGCTTCTGAAATACAGAAAAATGAAATTACGGCAGATTTATTCACCAAAGAAGCTAAAACGGTAAAGATTCATGCACACTGCCACCAAAAGTCATTGAGTAACCAAAAGGTGACTTTTGATGTTCTTAATCTACCTGAAAACTATAAGGTTTCTATTATTAGCTCTGGCTGTTGTGGTATGGCGGGTTCTTTTGGGTATGAAAAGGAACATTACGAGGTTAGTATGAAGGTTGGTGAGTTAAAACTATTTCCATCCGTCAGGAAATCGCCTGAAGACACCATCATTTCAGCGAATGGAACAAGCTGTAGGCATCAAATTTATGATGGAACCAAAAGAAAGGCTTTGCATCCGGTAACCATTTTTAAGAACGCACTACTGGCTTAA
- a CDS encoding TlpA disulfide reductase family protein has product MKKVVLSICILIGLVACNSKPEGYNFKGNITGEVENGTKVFLRAMGENGQPVDIDTTTIENGAFAFTGVADMPEMHYVFVDKLMGYTAVILENGDIELKAQKDSLGFATVKGSMQNEVFMDYMDKSKKITAQAQSIQEDMQKADQATANSLRDEMMELQEEYKNFELDYVKEHPDALISVLLIDRAIGARAVTSEEAQAMFDGLSPEIKKTKAAVSITEKLEAQKKVEENQKGTAVGAKAPAFSAPTPDGKELALADALGKVTLIDFWAAWCKPCRAENPNVVSVYEKYHDKGLNIIGVSLDKTGDAWKKAIAEDGLTWNQVSNLAYFNDPIAKLYNVDAIPAAFLLDENGVIIAKNLRGPALEQKIAELLN; this is encoded by the coding sequence ATGAAAAAAGTAGTATTATCTATCTGTATTTTAATAGGTCTTGTAGCCTGTAATTCAAAGCCTGAAGGCTATAACTTTAAAGGGAATATAACCGGAGAAGTTGAAAACGGAACTAAAGTATTTCTAAGGGCCATGGGCGAAAATGGACAGCCTGTAGATATTGATACTACCACAATTGAAAACGGAGCGTTTGCTTTTACCGGTGTAGCAGATATGCCTGAAATGCATTACGTTTTTGTAGACAAGCTAATGGGGTATACTGCTGTTATCCTAGAGAATGGGGATATAGAGCTTAAAGCTCAGAAAGACAGTTTAGGTTTTGCTACTGTAAAAGGTTCTATGCAAAACGAAGTGTTCATGGATTACATGGACAAGTCTAAAAAAATAACTGCACAAGCACAATCTATTCAAGAAGATATGCAAAAAGCGGATCAAGCTACTGCAAATTCTCTTCGTGATGAAATGATGGAGCTTCAAGAAGAATACAAAAATTTTGAGCTTGACTATGTTAAAGAACATCCGGATGCTCTTATTTCTGTTCTTTTGATAGATAGAGCCATTGGCGCTCGTGCCGTAACTTCTGAAGAGGCACAAGCCATGTTTGACGGACTTTCTCCTGAAATCAAAAAAACAAAGGCTGCTGTTTCTATTACAGAAAAACTAGAGGCACAAAAGAAAGTTGAAGAAAACCAAAAAGGTACAGCTGTAGGTGCTAAAGCTCCGGCTTTTAGCGCTCCTACTCCAGATGGAAAAGAATTGGCGCTTGCTGATGCTTTGGGTAAAGTTACCTTAATTGATTTTTGGGCCGCATGGTGTAAGCCTTGTCGTGCTGAGAACCCTAATGTGGTGAGTGTTTACGAAAAATACCATGATAAAGGTTTGAATATCATTGGTGTTTCTTTGGATAAAACAGGAGATGCATGGAAAAAAGCTATTGCTGAAGATGGATTAACTTGGAACCAAGTTTCTAACCTTGCATACTTTAACGATCCTATTGCTAAGCTATATAATGTAGATGCTATACCAGCGGCTTTCTTATTAGATGAGAACGGTGTTATTATAGCTAAGAACCTTAGAGGACCAGCTTTGGAACAAAAAATTGCAGAACTACTTAACTAG